The Flavobacterium sp. 1 genome contains the following window.
GATACTTTCGAATCATTTTTATGACTTCCAATTGGTGTTTTTCGTCATTGACAAAAAAACCATCCCGCATATTCAAATTCTCCCGAACAGAAACTCCTAATATTTTCGCCGCATCGGCAGCCTCCTGATCCCGAATGGCCGCCGAACCGCGAGTTCCAAGTTCACCACGGGTCAAATCAACAATTCCAACGGTTTTACCTAAAGAAATCTCTTTTAAGATTGTTCCGGAACATCCTAATTCTACATCATCAGGATGTGCTCCAAATGCCAGTATATCTAATTTCATCTATGTGATAGTTTTTATTTTTTTATTGCTATTGAAATTGCCATTGATATTGTTTCAGCTTTCTATTCAAAAACCCTTTTCATGGTCATCGACTTATTAACGCTTTCCATCCATTCATCTTCTGGGATACTGTCTCTGGTAATTCCGCACCCCATATACAAATGTGCCTGCGAATCACAAATCTGCATACACCGCAAATTTACGAATAGACTTGAGCTAACCGAATCGACGGCAAAACTCGTATTCAATTCACCCAAAAATCCAGTATAGAAAGTTCGGTCGTAATTTTCATTTTCCAAAATAAAAGCCTTCGAAACTTCTTTTGGCAGTCCGCAAACAGCGGGCGTTGGATGCAATAAACGAACAACTTGCTTTAAACTGAAACCAGAATTTAAAACACCCCAAATATCGGTTTTCAAGTGCCAAACACTCCCCGCTTTAAGACTATAGGGTTCCGTAACCGAAACCTCCAGCGCCACCTCATGAAGTTGATCTACAATATAATCTGTAACATACTGCTGTTCTTCTCTTTCCTTCTTTTCCCAAACAATTTCCTCCGAGCCATAATCTTTTTGTGTTCCTGCCAAAGCCATTGTTTCAAATACATTGACATTAGCTTTTACCAATTGCTCTGGTGTAGCTCCCATCCAAGTTCCAACTTTTGGATGATAAAAACAATACGCAAAAGTGTTGGGATACAATTGCACCAATTTTTTGAAAGCCGTAAGCAAATCAAAATTCTCCAGCTCGATTATTTCTTTACGGGAAAGAACTACCTTTTTGAATTCTTCATTTTTTATGGCTTGAATTCCCTTAGCAACTATCCTTTCAAAATCAATTTTACCCGAGTCATTCGGAAGCTCCTGCTTTTTCTCCAAAACATCAGCTTCACCTTTTTCTCTAATTATACCAATTATCTCTGATTCATTTTCGGGAATTAAATGGATGTTATTTCCATCAAAAGAAGCAAATACAAATCCTTTTTCAGTAAAATCAACTACATTAAACAACGTATCATTCTGCTGAAACATCCCGATTATTGTATCCGAATTAGGTTTACAATACAAAACAAAAGGCAGATTTTGCTCTTGTTGCTGTATTACTTTATTAAAAAAATCATTCATATTATTTTTTCTCTTTCGTCAAAACCATATTCGTTAATTTGCAAAGCGAAATTAAATTCCCTGCTTCATCAGTAATTTTAATTTCCCAAAGATGGATACTTTTTCCTTTATGAATAATTCGGGCTGTCCCAAAAACAACGCCTTCGCGAATACTTTTTAAATGATTAGCCGAAATCTCGATACCTCTCACTTCCTGCGTTTTACTATCAATAAAAAAATGTGACGCTGCACTCCCGACACTTTCTGCCAATGCCACCGAAGCGCCTCCATGCAGCAATCCCATAGGCTGATGCACCGAAGAATTCACAGGCATTTTAGCAGCCAAAAATCCCTCACCTGCATCTACAAACTCAATTTTAAGGGTTTCCATCAAAGTGTTTTTGGAAAAGGCATTGCAAAATTCGAGTATTTTATCTTTATCTACAGTCATATCTTGATTTTAAAGATTGTAAAAATACGCTAATTTGATAATTCAAAAAAGAAATATACTGAAATGCTCCAGAAAACCAAAATCTAATGCCAGCAGCAAAGCTAAATTCTAATTTATTCCTATTTTTACAAAAAAATAAAACCAAATGCCTCGCATCACCTTATTACTTTTAACTGGAATTCTGCTTTCTTTTTGTTCCTGCCGCAGTGATTTCGATACTGTTGCCAGTACAGGTGATTTAGCTTTTTCAAAAGATACGGTATATTTGGATACGGTTTTCACCAATTTGAGTTCCAGT
Protein-coding sequences here:
- a CDS encoding chorismate-binding protein — protein: MNDFFNKVIQQQEQNLPFVLYCKPNSDTIIGMFQQNDTLFNVVDFTEKGFVFASFDGNNIHLIPENESEIIGIIREKGEADVLEKKQELPNDSGKIDFERIVAKGIQAIKNEEFKKVVLSRKEIIELENFDLLTAFKKLVQLYPNTFAYCFYHPKVGTWMGATPEQLVKANVNVFETMALAGTQKDYGSEEIVWEKKEREEQQYVTDYIVDQLHEVALEVSVTEPYSLKAGSVWHLKTDIWGVLNSGFSLKQVVRLLHPTPAVCGLPKEVSKAFILENENYDRTFYTGFLGELNTSFAVDSVSSSLFVNLRCMQICDSQAHLYMGCGITRDSIPEDEWMESVNKSMTMKRVFE
- a CDS encoding PaaI family thioesterase; the protein is MTVDKDKILEFCNAFSKNTLMETLKIEFVDAGEGFLAAKMPVNSSVHQPMGLLHGGASVALAESVGSAASHFFIDSKTQEVRGIEISANHLKSIREGVVFGTARIIHKGKSIHLWEIKITDEAGNLISLCKLTNMVLTKEKK